A window of Thermomicrobiales bacterium genomic DNA:
CCCGGCCGGGACCGATCTCTATTCCTGGATCGTCGACCCGCTCGATGGCACGACCAACTACGCCCATCGCTACCCGCATTTCGCCGTGTCGATCGCGCTGGAACATGCCGGCCATGTCATTCTCGGCGTGGTCTATGACCCAATGCGGGACGAGCTCTTCGTGGCGGAGCGCGGCGGCGGCGCGACCCTGAATGGCAGCCCGATTGCGGTTTCGCGCATCGATTCGCTGGAGCGGTCGCTTCTGGGCACCGGGTTTGCTTATTCCGAGGAGGATCGGCGAGAGAACGCGCGGGTCTGGAACGGGTTTCTGACGCGATCACAGGGAGTTCGGCGTGATGGATCGGCTGCCCTGAATCTGTGCTACGTGGCATGCGGCAGGCTGGACGGTTTCTGGGAGCGTCCGCTGAACGCATGGGATCTGGCCGCCGGTTCGCTGCTGGTGGAAGAGGCCGGCGGCATCGTGGCGGGATATGACGGCACCCCGTTCGGACCGTATCGCCGTGAAATCATCTGCTCGAACGGACTGATCCAGGACGATCTCGTTCGACAGGTCAGCCAGCTGGCGAAGTCCGATGGATGACTTCTGGAGCGACGGCTTTCGCATGAACTTCGACGAAGACGAGTTCTATCCCGACCAGCTCAAGGTCGCGCTGGCAGACGCGGTTGTGATGAGCATCTTCTTTGTCCGGGTCGGCAGCACGATGGTGCTCGATTTTCGCAGCGCCGAGGGGGTCAATCCGGCAGTGATGGTCGACGGCATGACCTCGACTCCGAAAGAGCGTCTTCTCTCGTTTCGCCGATTGCGGCCGGAGCTGCCGATCCCCGAGGAAATCACCCTGGCTCCCTGGGCCGAACGCGTGCGTGAGTTCGAGCAATCGGGCGTTCTGGAGCGCCTGATGGAACGATGCGATGAGTTGGGTGGAATCGATCTCATGCAGCAGGCACGGGCCGCGTACTTGCAACTGTTGGCCGAGGAGAAGAAGATTCTTCGTGACATGGTCAGCGGCATAGGCATGGAGACGATCTGGGAGCGCCCGACTCCCCGGTAGGAATCCATCCAGGCCGAGCATGCAGAGCGCGGAGGTGGATCGCATGAAAGCGTATGTGCTGATGACGACGCGGGTGGGCGCTTCGCCTGAGATCCAGGACGAACTGCGCGGTTGGGGACCGGAGGGTGGCATTCACGAGGTCGATGCCGTGGCGGGAAACTACGATGTTGTCGCGGTCGTCGAGGCTCCCGGACCGAAGGAAATCGGCGATATCGTCATGGGAAAGATCCAGCATCTGGACGGTGTCCTCACGACGGTCACCCTCTTTTCCATCGGCTGATTGCCGTTCACCTGCTAGACTGAAAAACGCCGAACGCACCGAGTACGATGGCACGGCGGGTTCCCGGGACAACGTGAGGCTGGTCGCGTTGCCGTACTGCCCCGTCAGGGAGAAAGGAGCCGGGCGATGAAACTGATCATTGCCGTCGTTCAGGACGAAGACATCGAAGCCCTGACCACCGAGCTGATCGATAACAACATTCGATTCACCAAGGTCAGCACATCTGGCTCGTTTCTGCGCATGGGGAACACGAGCTTGCTGATCGGTATCGAAGACGAGAAGGTGCCAGGTGTGATGGCGTTGCTCAAGCGCACGTGCCATCGCCGCACCCAGATTGCGGTGCCCTATTCCCCTGCGCTCGAGCCTGGACTGCTCTATATGCCGGAGAATTTCGAGGTCGAAGTCGGCGGCGCCATTGTCTTCGTCGCCAATGTCTCTCGCTTCGAGCGCATCACGCACGATCAGGTTGCGTCCTGAGACGATTTCTGAACGCAATCTGCACCTGAATCTGTCATCCTGAAGCGCACAGAATCGCCCTCTGGCGGGTGGTTTGGGATTGCCCCTTGGCAGCCGACGCGCTGCCGTGAGTGGGAATGTGTCCGGATACTGATGTTCGAGAAAGGTCGAAGGGGTGGGTGACGTGTCCAAACGGCGGCTGAGCCGGGAAGAGATCGTGGAAATGGCGAGCGAACTGATCGCCATCCCCTCGCCGACCGGCACAGAGGCCGCCATCATGGCGTTCGTCACCGACTGGTGCGACCGCCATGGGCTCCCCTACGATGTCTTCACCAAGAACGAAGCCCAGCCAAACGTGGTCATCTCGATCGGCAATGGTGATGGACCGACCCTCGTGATGAACGGGCACCTCGATACCGTTCCGGTATCCGATCCGGATGCCTGGATCTCTGGTCCGTACGAACCGCGGATCAGCGACGATGGCAAGCTGATCTACGGCCGTGGCGCGTCGGATATGAAGTCCTCCACCGGCGTGATGATGCTGCTGATGAAGCTCTTCCGCGATGAGCCGATCAAGGGCCGGTTGCAGGCGCACGTGGTCTCGGACGAAGAAACTGGCGGCAGCCAGGGAACCGTCTTTCTGATGGACGAGATCGCCGCGGGACGGCTCGTCAAGCCTGACTACTGCCTGATCGGTGAAAAGAGCGACCTGAAAGTCCGCAATGCCGAGCGTGGTCTCTTCCAGATGGAGATCGTTTTTCACGGGCGCGCGAGTCACACCGCTGCCGCGCGCGTGACCGGCATCAATGCCTTGGCAAAAGCTGCCAAGGGCATTCTGGCGATCGAGGGCGATATCGACCGCTATCACCCCGCGGTGGGCAAACCCGTGGTCAGCGTCAACATGATCGAGGCCGGAGTCGCGCACAACGTCGTACCGGGCGAGGCGAAGATCCACGTCGACCGGCGGCTCATCCCAGGCGAGACACGCGAATCGGTTGTCGCCGAGATTCGAGCCCAGCTCGATGCCGTCGCGGCCGAGGATCCCGACTTCAGATACACCCTGATCGAGGACCCGAACGGGGACTTCATCCCGGCCAACATCACAGAGGACGACTCTCCACTGGTGAAAGCCGTACAGCAAGGTGTGCGGGACGAGATAGGGGTCGAGCCAGAGTTCTTCGTCGCCTGGGCTGGCGCCACGGATGGCCGTTTCTACCGGCAAGCCGGAGTCGATACCGTCGGGTTCGGACCGGGCGGCGAGGCCGCGCACGGCGCGAATGAAGCAGGCTATATCGACGATCTGGTTGCTGAGGCGAACGTCTACGCCGCCACCATCGAGCGCTTGCTGCTCTCATAAGCCACATTTCTGCCAGATTCTCGCTCGACGGAACGCCGCGCGACGGTACAGCGCCGGTGGACGACATGGAGCAGATCCCGGTCGAGGCTGTTCCTCAGGGTGCGCAGTGGTAGGTGCGGCCACGGAGGGCCGCGGCTACGGGAAGGGACGCGCTCGCCCGGAGGGTGTGTGATGGCGGGGGCGGCCAAGGAGGGTCGCGGCTACGGGAAGGAGCCCTCCGGAAGGTGCGTGATGGGGGGCGGCCACGGAGGGCCGCGGCTACGGGAAAGGGAACACTCTCTCGGGGGATGAGATTGCCGGGGCGGCCACGGAGGGCCGCGGCTACGGAAGGGGAACATTCCCCGGAAGGTGTGTGATGGGGGGGCGCCACGGAGGGCCGCGGCTACGGAAGGGGAACCCCCCGGAAGGTTGGAGGCGGGGCGCCACGGAGGGCCGCGCTACGGGAAGGGGAACATTCCCCCGCCCGGAAGGTGCGTAGTGGCGGGGCGGCCACGGAGGGCCGCGGCTACAGAGGTGGGCGCATCACTCCTTCGAGTCGGCGGGTGACGCTTCCGGCTTCTCGTCTGGCATCAACCACTTCTCGAACCACTCCCCGACGCGGGTGAGCAGGTCGATCTGGTGGTTGCGCTCCTTGAACCCATGTGGCTCGCGGGGATAGCGCACGAACTCGACAGGCACGTTCAGCACTTTGAGCGCGCGATACATCTCGGCCCCTTGCGAGACCTGCACCCGCGAGTCGTCATCCCCATGCACGATCAAGGTTGGTGTGATGCAGTTGGTCACATGCTTGATGGCGGATGACTCCCAGTAGATGTCGAGATGCTCGTACGGTTGTCCAGGGTAGTAGTAGAGATTGGCGCTGGGAATATCGTCCGTGCCGTGATCGGAGATCATGTTCGAGAGACCAGCGCCCATGACGGCGGCCTTGAACATCTGGGTGCGCGTGATGGTGTAGGCGGTCAGGTAGCCGCCCCAGCTCCACCCGCCCACGCCGAGCCGATCCGGATCGGCGATCCCGCGATCGACCAGCGCCTGCGCTCCGGCGATGACATCGCGCATTTCGCCGCCGCCGACATCGTCGATCAATCGGCGCTGGAACTCCGATCCGCGACCGGTGCTTCCGCGCGGGTTGGGGGTGAGGACCGCGAAACCGCGTGAGACCAGGTATTGCGTCCAGTCGTGCCAATCGAGAAAGCAGGTGTCCAACCATTGCCAACTCGGGCCGCCATGAATCTGCACGACCAGTGGCAGCGGCGAGTCGTCCTCGCGTTCCGGGAGGGTGAGCAGGCCGAAGATCTCCAGATCGTCCGACTGCCAGGAGATCGTTTCGCTCGGGCGAAGCTTGCCTGCCCATTTCTTGCCAAACTCTGTCAGCTGCACCGGTTCGCCAGCGTCCCGTGTCAGATAGATTTCGTCTGGCTTGTCGCTGTCAGACCAAAGCAGCGCGACCGCTTTCCCGTCCGCCGAGACACTGGCGGCATATGGAAAGGCTCCATTGCCAGAGAGCGATTCCGGAACCAGTGGCGTGAGCGATCCTGACGCCACATCCAGTTTGTAGAGGTTGGTATGCACGCCCTCGGCGGTTTGCACCGCCACCGAACCGGGGACGTCCGGCAGCGGCAGGAGCCCGTCCACACCAAATGGCTGTTCCGGCAGCAGATCGCGCGCCTCGCCCGATGCGAGGTCGACCAGATAGACCGAGATAGCCGGATGCTCGCGGAATCCGCTCTTGGCGATCGCCAGTGCCGGACCCTCCGGTCCGTCCACGAACGCCATGCGCATCGGCACCTCGTTCAATTGAGCGACATGCTGCGGCTCTTTGCCGTCCACCGCGGTGATCCAGAGATCGCCACGCATCAGCGGGGAGTCTTCCCCGACCTCCTCGGCGGTGGAATAGGCGAGTTGGCTGCCATCGGGTGACCACGCATAGTCCCAGATTTCGCGTTCGCCGGAATCGACCTTGTGGGACTTGCCGGTTTCGCTATCGACCACGGTCAGCCGGTTGTAGCGCGGTTCGCCATCGACC
This region includes:
- a CDS encoding inositol monophosphatase family protein, with product MTVSAAPAGARELATETALAAGSVLRERLSLDRTIDFKGAIDLVTDADRASEELVATAILDRFPEHRFVGEENTFLSGDIPAGTDLYSWIVDPLDGTTNYAHRYPHFAVSIALEHAGHVILGVVYDPMRDELFVAERGGGATLNGSPIAVSRIDSLERSLLGTGFAYSEEDRRENARVWNGFLTRSQGVRRDGSAALNLCYVACGRLDGFWERPLNAWDLAAGSLLVEEAGGIVAGYDGTPFGPYRREIICSNGLIQDDLVRQVSQLAKSDG
- a CDS encoding Lrp/AsnC ligand binding domain-containing protein, translating into MKAYVLMTTRVGASPEIQDELRGWGPEGGIHEVDAVAGNYDVVAVVEAPGPKEIGDIVMGKIQHLDGVLTTVTLFSIG
- a CDS encoding cyclic-di-AMP receptor, yielding MKLIIAVVQDEDIEALTTELIDNNIRFTKVSTSGSFLRMGNTSLLIGIEDEKVPGVMALLKRTCHRRTQIAVPYSPALEPGLLYMPENFEVEVGGAIVFVANVSRFERITHDQVAS
- a CDS encoding ArgE/DapE family deacylase, whose amino-acid sequence is MSKRRLSREEIVEMASELIAIPSPTGTEAAIMAFVTDWCDRHGLPYDVFTKNEAQPNVVISIGNGDGPTLVMNGHLDTVPVSDPDAWISGPYEPRISDDGKLIYGRGASDMKSSTGVMMLLMKLFRDEPIKGRLQAHVVSDEETGGSQGTVFLMDEIAAGRLVKPDYCLIGEKSDLKVRNAERGLFQMEIVFHGRASHTAAARVTGINALAKAAKGILAIEGDIDRYHPAVGKPVVSVNMIEAGVAHNVVPGEAKIHVDRRLIPGETRESVVAEIRAQLDAVAAEDPDFRYTLIEDPNGDFIPANITEDDSPLVKAVQQGVRDEIGVEPEFFVAWAGATDGRFYRQAGVDTVGFGPGGEAAHGANEAGYIDDLVAEANVYAATIERLLLS
- a CDS encoding S9 family peptidase; the encoded protein is MTQKPLQAKKIVDRIAPRRPVISRDGSLVAFEVGPWGYKGESDSRAIWVSRGGEPAKKFTSGTALDTEPAWSPDGAKLAFLSNRNDEEKSQIFVIAMDGGEATPLGETKGDLSNLQWSPDGSRLAVLRRQPETKERKKRNKKRDDAVVVDGEPRYNRLTVVDSETGKSHKVDSGEREIWDYAWSPDGSQLAYSTAEEVGEDSPLMRGDLWITAVDGKEPQHVAQLNEVPMRMAFVDGPEGPALAIAKSGFREHPAISVYLVDLASGEARDLLPEQPFGVDGLLPLPDVPGSVAVQTAEGVHTNLYKLDVASGSLTPLVPESLSGNGAFPYAASVSADGKAVALLWSDSDKPDEIYLTRDAGEPVQLTEFGKKWAGKLRPSETISWQSDDLEIFGLLTLPEREDDSPLPLVVQIHGGPSWQWLDTCFLDWHDWTQYLVSRGFAVLTPNPRGSTGRGSEFQRRLIDDVGGGEMRDVIAGAQALVDRGIADPDRLGVGGWSWGGYLTAYTITRTQMFKAAVMGAGLSNMISDHGTDDIPSANLYYYPGQPYEHLDIYWESSAIKHVTNCITPTLIVHGDDDSRVQVSQGAEMYRALKVLNVPVEFVRYPREPHGFKERNHQIDLLTRVGEWFEKWLMPDEKPEASPADSKE